The Deinococcus gobiensis I-0 sequence CTTAAATTTTTAGCTTCCGCTGAAGAAAAATGAGCGGTTTTTATATAGAATTTGGAATATTCCAACGTATATATACCAAGAATTGCATTAATTATGAGAAAAATTACTAAGAATACCAATCTGGACATAGATTTACCCCGAAAGTATTAAGAACCTAGTGTTAAATGAGACGGCTTGCGGAGATCATTCCCACAAGCCGTTTCTTAATATTGCTTAAGTCATATAACAGTCGTAGAGGGTAAGTTCTGGGATTGAATTGTTTTCAATTATGCCTCTAAAACCGCCCTCCCATGAGATTGGAGAGAACCGCAGGTAGTCGTTCTCCGCATTTTCAAGGGTGCCATTGTTGACTTCCCACATAATTTTCTGAGGCTCAACACCAATAAAGGCTAGTCTAAAAAGCCGGGTTAGACCGTCACAACCCTTCAGGATCTTTTGCCGCTCTTGGAAAGATCCGTCGAGCCATGGTCCCTCCAGATAAATTCCCGGTTCAACAACAGTCACAGTCTGCTCAACAGGATCGAAACCGGGCAGTTGCAGTGAGACCTTGTAGACGCCAGGCACTTCAGGCACCGTCCAGACGTTAGATTTTCCAGCCCTTTCTGTCAACGTTCCACCCGATGTGGACCACTGCAGGGCAGGCTCACCGGTAGCGGCCGGCAGACTTGCCCTGAATCCCTAACCTCGTTTAGGGCTCGCGCCATGACCTGTTCAATGGCTCCCAGAGGGCAAAAAATGGAGACGGTATGGCTAGATACCGTCTCCATCACAGTTTAGGCCGACGAGCCGTCATCCGCCAGCTTCACCGCTGGGCCAAACGGCATTTCAGTGACGTCAAGCGGTGTTCGCACCAGAAACTGAGTGATGCCCTGTTGGTCGCCCTGTTGCTCAGCCGACTGATCTTCAAACATCCGTTCTCGTCCATCTGGTGGAACATCCTGAGGGAAGATCGTGTCGATCTTCCCTCCTACACGCAGGCGTATACCCGGGGACAGCGATTGCTTGAACGACTTGAAGCGGTCGCCACCCCATCACAGTCCTGCATGGAAGTGATCGTCGATTCCATGCCTCTGCCCGTCTGCCGACCCAAATGGGGGAAGCGTTGTGCGTTTCCCGGTGCTCGTTGGGGTTACGGCACGCAGGGAGACGTCTACGGATACAGGTTGCACGCGTGGGTGACCGCTTCGGGTGCCATCGTGCAGTATCTGATCCGACCAGCCAATTTGCACGATACGACCGTAAGCTACGAGCTCAACCGGCGGTGGCCCGACTTCGGCGGGCCACGCATCATCGGTGATAAGGGGTACTGCTGCTTGGGCTACGTGTTCACACCGAAGAGGAATACCCGGTACGACACGGGGTGGCGGCCTGGCCGCCACCCTCGATTGCGAAAACGCATTGAAACGGTGTTCTCTAGTTTGGTCGAGGCTCAGATTCGCTCTGTGCAGACGAAAACGTTGCGGTCGCTCCGTCTCCGTGTCGTCCTGGCCATACTCGCTCACAACATTGCCCAACCCTAAACGGGGTTTGTAATTGAACGACGGTTTTTGAAAGGCGTCAATCCCTGATGGCAGGTGACAGTCTCGCAAGACAGGCACCTTTACCATCAAGCCGTGCCCCGCAAACTTTGCCTTCCTTTGCTTCTTCTGGTCACATCATGCGCACCCGCTCAAGCGCAGCTCCAAGTAAAGACTCCAGCGTCAGCTGCATGTCCTCCTGATCAGACGACCCGTACACCTGTGATTGGTTTCATTGTCGAGGACGAATTCGGTGGAATTGATGGATTTCAGCATTCAGACGCTCTGACGGATGCGCTCGAAGAGGCAGGATTCAAGGTCAGCGGTCCTCACTATATCAATCTACTCGATCATGGTTCAGTCAAGATTTCCGGCAAAATACAGAATTGGCGCAATGCCAATGGGGATGAATCACGTAAACGTATTGGTCTAGTAGATATTGAT is a genomic window containing:
- a CDS encoding IS982 family transposase, which translates into the protein MARYRLHHSLGRRAVIRQLHRWAKRHFSDVKRCSHQKLSDALLVALLLSRLIFKHPFSSIWWNILREDRVDLPSYTQAYTRGQRLLERLEAVATPSQSCMEVIVDSMPLPVCRPKWGKRCAFPGARWGYGTQGDVYGYRLHAWVTASGAIVQYLIRPANLHDTTVSYELNRRWPDFGGPRIIGDKGYCCLGYVFTPKRNTRYDTGWRPGRHPRLRKRIETVFSSLVEAQIRSVQTKTLRSLRLRVVLAILAHNIAQP